One part of the Microlunatus elymi genome encodes these proteins:
- a CDS encoding MFS transporter: MWKLLRRNPRYARLWSGESVSMFGDQVTALALPMIAIMLLHAPAWQLGLLTAASWIPYLFALPIGTLVDRIRTKRLVLVAADLCRALLLATIPVAFVLHRLGFGQLIMVAILVGLAAVVSQTAYVTFFVRVIDTDDVMAANSLNSTARSATGLAGPPAAGWLIQALGAPLALIVDCGSYLVSAATLARLRVTEPKPQVSRQRILGDALDGLRTLLRDRWQSTTLWCTACMNLANFAILAIVLVFATRSLGLTPAAIGTAQGIGATGALIGALLAGRVSSRIGLFPTTMIGSILFSLPFLPLVLTPAAASNATKIILYAGCTFLITGGIMLYDITINTVLVKVTPDHMRGRIAGAFSSINYGIRPAGALLGGVAAELWGTRITIAVAACVGLLAVLPLLRSPLRGCRTMADVVPTSLPSKESA; encoded by the coding sequence ATGTGGAAGTTGCTGCGGCGTAATCCGCGCTACGCCCGCCTGTGGTCCGGCGAGTCGGTGTCGATGTTCGGCGATCAGGTGACCGCGCTCGCGCTGCCGATGATCGCGATCATGCTGTTGCATGCGCCCGCCTGGCAGCTGGGGCTGCTGACCGCGGCGAGCTGGATCCCGTACCTGTTCGCACTGCCGATCGGCACCCTGGTCGATCGGATCCGGACCAAGCGGCTGGTGCTGGTGGCCGCTGACCTCTGCCGGGCGCTGCTGCTGGCTACCATCCCGGTGGCGTTCGTCCTGCACCGGTTGGGATTCGGTCAGTTGATCATGGTCGCGATCCTGGTCGGTCTGGCCGCGGTGGTGTCACAAACTGCGTATGTGACCTTCTTCGTCCGGGTGATCGACACCGACGACGTGATGGCCGCGAATTCACTCAACTCGACCGCACGGTCGGCGACCGGATTGGCCGGCCCGCCGGCCGCGGGCTGGCTGATCCAGGCCCTCGGTGCCCCGCTGGCACTGATCGTCGACTGTGGTTCCTATCTGGTCTCGGCAGCCACGCTCGCGCGGCTGCGGGTGACCGAGCCGAAACCGCAGGTCAGTCGCCAACGCATCCTCGGCGACGCTCTGGACGGGCTGCGAACCTTGCTGCGTGACCGCTGGCAGTCAACCACGCTGTGGTGCACCGCCTGCATGAACCTTGCCAACTTCGCGATTCTGGCGATCGTGCTGGTCTTCGCCACCCGCAGTCTCGGCCTCACTCCGGCGGCCATCGGCACCGCCCAGGGGATCGGTGCCACCGGTGCGTTGATCGGAGCGTTGCTCGCGGGCCGGGTGTCGTCCCGTATCGGGCTGTTCCCGACCACGATGATCGGGTCGATCTTGTTCTCGCTGCCGTTCCTGCCGCTGGTGCTGACCCCGGCCGCAGCGTCGAACGCGACCAAGATCATCTTGTATGCCGGCTGCACCTTCCTGATCACCGGCGGCATCATGCTGTACGACATCACGATCAACACCGTGCTGGTCAAGGTCACGCCCGATCACATGCGCGGCCGCATCGCCGGCGCCTTCTCCTCGATCAACTACGGCATCCGGCCGGCCGGTGCGCTGCTCGGCGGCGTCGCGGCCGAACTCTGGGGCACCCGCATCACCATCGCCGTCGCGGCCTGTGTCGGACTGCTGGCCGTGCTGCCGCTGCTCCGCTCCCCGCTGCGCGGTTGCCGCACGATGGCCGACGTGGTGCCTACTTCCCTGCCCAGCAAGGAAAGTGCGTAG
- a CDS encoding VOC family protein — protein MAGIRGFTGWLGVVLGSPDPVALARFYRDLFGWEISGEEPTWVTMQMRDADGKGTWSNLAFQLETVYERPVWPNEAGKQQMQFHLDVGVRDVAAAVEDAKALGAQLAEFQPQQDVRVMLDPDGHPFCLYLDD, from the coding sequence ATGGCTGGAATCCGCGGATTCACCGGTTGGCTCGGTGTTGTCCTGGGATCACCCGATCCTGTTGCGCTGGCGAGGTTCTACCGCGACCTGTTCGGCTGGGAGATCTCCGGCGAGGAACCGACCTGGGTGACGATGCAGATGCGCGACGCCGACGGCAAAGGCACCTGGAGCAACCTCGCGTTCCAGTTGGAGACCGTCTACGAGCGTCCGGTCTGGCCGAACGAGGCGGGCAAACAGCAGATGCAGTTCCACCTCGATGTCGGTGTTCGCGACGTCGCCGCCGCGGTCGAGGATGCCAAGGCGCTGGGTGCTCAACTCGCGGAATTCCAACCCCAGCAGGATGTCCGGGTGATGCTCGACCCGGACGGACACCCGTTCTGTCTCTACCTGGACGACTGA
- a CDS encoding LacI family DNA-binding transcriptional regulator — MSATLSDVAARAGVSISAASRVLSRAPSTRVRPETRDRIETAARDLGYRPNFAGRALKLARSDVLAMIVPDLTNPLNSELLRGVDEAATQNDYLMLLGRSEDVGGAMIGRLIGEGRVDGILLQTGDDTRPEDVRELLGQRAPVIFINSVEAGHAGSVTLPNAAAAAVATRHLLQLGHTKIALVGGLPSVFTSADRESGYRAAMADAEVAVRGPWLTRLGYTAEQGRRGLRRLWRLKRRPTGVVVGNLNAAIGVLAEARAIGVAVPDELSVVALHDAWTAEQTAPALTCVRMPMYDLGRTGVELLLDKLRGTDVGNVMINSEPELVVRHSTAPAADRDFVTSKE, encoded by the coding sequence ATGTCCGCGACGTTGAGCGACGTGGCCGCCCGAGCAGGGGTGTCGATCTCCGCCGCCTCCCGGGTGCTGTCGCGTGCGCCGTCGACCCGGGTGCGACCGGAGACTCGGGACCGGATCGAGACCGCCGCCCGAGATCTCGGCTATCGGCCGAACTTCGCCGGTCGGGCGCTGAAGCTGGCGCGATCGGACGTGCTCGCCATGATCGTCCCGGATCTGACCAACCCGCTCAACTCCGAGCTGCTGCGTGGCGTCGACGAGGCCGCAACCCAGAACGACTACCTGATGCTGCTCGGGCGCTCGGAGGACGTCGGCGGCGCCATGATCGGCCGGCTGATCGGCGAGGGCCGGGTGGACGGAATCCTGTTGCAGACAGGCGATGACACCCGGCCCGAGGACGTTCGGGAGCTGCTGGGGCAGCGGGCGCCGGTGATCTTCATCAACTCCGTCGAGGCCGGCCACGCCGGTTCGGTGACCTTGCCGAACGCGGCCGCTGCCGCCGTCGCCACCCGGCATCTGCTGCAGCTCGGACACACCAAGATCGCTCTGGTCGGCGGTCTACCGTCGGTCTTCACCTCCGCCGACCGGGAGTCGGGCTACCGGGCGGCGATGGCCGATGCAGAGGTCGCCGTACGCGGCCCGTGGCTCACCCGACTGGGCTACACCGCCGAACAGGGACGCCGAGGGCTGCGCAGGCTGTGGCGGCTGAAACGTCGTCCCACCGGCGTCGTGGTCGGCAACCTGAACGCGGCCATCGGGGTGCTCGCCGAAGCACGGGCGATCGGCGTCGCGGTGCCGGACGAGCTTTCGGTGGTGGCGTTGCACGACGCCTGGACCGCGGAGCAGACCGCGCCCGCGCTGACCTGTGTGCGGATGCCGATGTACGACCTGGGCCGGACCGGGGTCGAGTTGTTGCTGGACAAGCTCCGTGGCACCGACGTGGGCAATGTCATGATCAACAGCGAACCCGAGCTCGTCGTCCGCCATTCCACCGCACCAGCAGCGGACCGCGATTTCGTGACCAGCAAGGAGTGA
- a CDS encoding CaiB/BaiF CoA transferase family protein, which translates to MIMTEVDRPLSGVLVLDFSQFLAGPVAAMRLADLGARVIKIERPVVGDIGRQLAFAGRRADGDTISFHAMNRNKEGITADLKDATDLARVSDLVARADVIIENFRPGVMRRIGLDYEQVSKLNPRLIYASATGYGEEGPWQDRPGQDLLAQSLSGLPWLSGSADDGPVPFGLSIADHLTSCHLAEGVTALLFRRGRTGRGGLVQTSLLEAMLDLQFELLSTKLNDDQGPGPITVRRGGRHSAHAFLPAPYGTYPTRDGYLAIAMNPVDRLGKLLDIAELAGCTDPQQWWDDQDQIEELLAARLRTETTEHWLAILDPADVWCAPVLTLDELIDHEGFSAARMTQQISRSGDLTEHGETLRLHTTRSPIRVDGELLTSNRPAPKLGQHDAEIDREFGLSDGR; encoded by the coding sequence ATGATCATGACCGAAGTCGATCGTCCGCTGAGCGGCGTCCTGGTGCTCGATTTCAGCCAGTTCCTGGCTGGTCCCGTGGCGGCCATGCGGTTGGCCGATCTCGGCGCCCGGGTGATCAAGATCGAGCGTCCGGTGGTCGGCGACATCGGCCGGCAGTTGGCGTTCGCCGGCCGCCGCGCCGACGGTGACACGATCTCCTTCCACGCGATGAATCGCAACAAGGAGGGCATCACCGCCGATCTGAAGGACGCAACGGATCTTGCCCGGGTCAGCGACCTCGTCGCACGCGCCGACGTGATCATCGAGAACTTCCGGCCCGGAGTCATGCGGCGGATCGGGCTGGACTACGAGCAGGTGAGCAAGCTCAATCCGCGGCTGATCTACGCGTCCGCCACCGGCTACGGCGAGGAAGGCCCCTGGCAGGACCGTCCGGGTCAGGATCTGCTGGCCCAGTCGCTGTCCGGGTTGCCCTGGTTGAGTGGCTCGGCCGACGACGGGCCGGTGCCGTTCGGGCTGTCGATCGCCGATCACCTGACCAGCTGTCATCTGGCCGAGGGCGTCACCGCGTTGCTGTTCCGGCGCGGACGGACCGGCCGGGGCGGTCTGGTGCAGACCAGCCTGCTGGAAGCGATGCTCGACCTGCAGTTCGAGCTGCTCAGCACCAAGCTCAACGACGATCAGGGACCCGGTCCGATCACCGTCCGGCGCGGTGGTCGGCACTCCGCGCACGCGTTCCTGCCGGCACCGTACGGGACCTACCCGACGCGGGACGGCTATCTCGCGATCGCGATGAATCCCGTTGACCGGTTGGGCAAACTGCTGGACATCGCCGAGCTGGCGGGCTGCACCGACCCGCAGCAATGGTGGGACGATCAAGATCAGATCGAGGAGCTGCTGGCGGCTCGGTTGCGGACCGAGACCACCGAACACTGGCTGGCGATTCTGGACCCCGCCGACGTCTGGTGCGCGCCGGTGCTCACCCTGGACGAGCTGATTGATCATGAAGGATTTTCTGCGGCGCGGATGACCCAGCAGATCAGCCGATCCGGCGACCTGACCGAACACGGCGAGACCCTGCGGCTGCACACCACCCGCAGCCCGATCCGAGTCGACGGCGAGCTGCTCACCAGCAATCGGCCGGCACCGAAGCTGGGCCAGCACGACGCCGAGATCGATCGCGAGTTCGGCCTGTCCGACGGCCGTTAG
- a CDS encoding ArsR/SmtB family transcription factor codes for MTNPYGDVELDAAGMRALAHPVRVKILFELRSEPATATMLSSKVGASPSVTSWHLRHLAQHGLIEDAPELGRGRERWWRAIGTGFRYIVTDEASKSAAESLQTALDQVSGDVVGEWRRTVAPQLEPAWLAPAGTQDTQIDLTVDELDEVNRAFEQILAPYVRRKRKPAAARPVRIIRHTMPAAD; via the coding sequence ATGACCAACCCGTACGGCGACGTCGAACTCGACGCCGCCGGGATGCGGGCGCTGGCCCACCCCGTCCGGGTCAAGATCCTGTTCGAACTGCGGTCCGAGCCCGCGACCGCCACCATGCTCAGCTCCAAGGTGGGCGCATCTCCGTCGGTGACGAGTTGGCATCTACGCCACCTCGCCCAGCACGGACTGATCGAGGACGCCCCCGAGCTCGGGCGCGGCCGCGAGCGCTGGTGGCGAGCCATCGGCACCGGGTTTCGCTACATCGTCACCGACGAGGCCAGCAAGTCGGCCGCGGAGTCGCTGCAAACCGCGCTGGATCAGGTGTCGGGCGATGTGGTCGGCGAGTGGCGTCGTACGGTCGCGCCCCAGCTCGAACCGGCCTGGCTGGCACCGGCAGGGACCCAGGACACCCAGATCGACCTCACGGTCGACGAACTCGACGAGGTGAATCGCGCGTTCGAGCAGATCCTGGCGCCGTACGTCCGCCGCAAGCGCAAGCCCGCGGCCGCTCGCCCGGTGCGGATCATCCGCCACACCATGCCCGCCGCCGACTGA
- a CDS encoding HNH endonuclease signature motif containing protein: MTVVVDLEPGVRECTAEEAEALAAQTMAASGEVSVRMAMFLELVGQFDATNAVRFWAGIDSTAHWVAWACSIAPVTSREYVRIARALRRMPHTRARFATGELSYSKVREMTRLVDRIDPSDSADPSDPSSWGVEASDQVTDDRAPAADEPHLETGWDSRPDAEQRLIDFARQTTASQLGRTLRGYRAAAGTAEEQRTRHRVSWWTDEAGNLHLSAVLPAEAGAAVTTALQAAIDANRPPDAQCGDVEPDDDQPDHDQHGRRRYVDDERREAVQRTRVEAMSEISTHYLASRPEDRSGEDRTLVVLEINATALQTDGGDQPTVAAEGSADRTTSADGASAEADTPPGTIDDASAEAPTPTCRVRGGGAIDPATAHRTLCDARILGIIINNLGEPLAVGRSQRLVTRAQRRALAIRDGCCQYPGCPRTRRLQAHHRTSWLAGGNTDLENLILLCPWHHTVVHEHKITITGCDEPTCTVRWRFTRPDRTPIIPTVHDLGAPSPWQPILDAEGRAPTGRAWDNAARDRDRQMAEYQTEQAALCEQQEELRRRYGHITHTNHPDAHRVFPPGGGEGFNLANCVEVLFNITARNNTDLAA, translated from the coding sequence ATGACCGTAGTAGTTGATCTTGAACCCGGAGTGCGGGAGTGCACCGCGGAGGAGGCCGAGGCGTTGGCCGCACAGACGATGGCGGCTTCCGGCGAGGTGTCGGTCCGGATGGCGATGTTCCTGGAGTTGGTCGGCCAGTTCGACGCCACCAACGCCGTCCGGTTCTGGGCCGGCATCGACTCCACCGCACACTGGGTGGCCTGGGCCTGTTCGATTGCCCCGGTCACCTCCCGGGAGTACGTCCGGATCGCCCGGGCACTGCGCCGAATGCCGCACACCCGGGCCAGATTCGCGACCGGAGAACTCAGCTACTCCAAGGTACGAGAGATGACCCGGCTGGTCGACCGCATCGACCCGTCCGACTCTGCCGACCCGTCGGATCCGTCGTCGTGGGGCGTCGAAGCCTCAGACCAAGTCACCGACGATCGGGCCCCGGCGGCCGATGAGCCGCATCTCGAGACCGGGTGGGACAGCAGACCCGACGCCGAGCAGCGACTGATCGACTTCGCCCGGCAGACCACCGCGTCACAACTGGGCCGCACCTTGCGCGGCTACCGTGCCGCCGCCGGAACCGCCGAAGAACAACGCACCAGACACCGCGTCTCCTGGTGGACCGACGAGGCCGGAAACCTCCACCTGTCCGCGGTCCTTCCCGCCGAAGCCGGCGCCGCCGTCACCACCGCCCTGCAAGCAGCCATCGACGCCAACCGGCCACCCGACGCGCAATGCGGCGACGTCGAACCCGACGACGATCAACCCGACCACGATCAACACGGACGGCGCCGCTACGTCGACGACGAGCGCCGCGAAGCGGTACAACGCACCCGGGTCGAGGCGATGTCCGAGATCTCCACCCACTACCTGGCCTCCCGACCCGAAGACCGATCCGGTGAGGACCGCACCCTGGTCGTTCTGGAAATCAACGCCACCGCCCTCCAGACCGACGGTGGCGATCAGCCAACGGTCGCCGCAGAAGGATCCGCTGACCGCACCACGTCCGCCGATGGCGCTTCTGCGGAAGCGGACACCCCTCCCGGCACGATCGACGACGCTTCCGCGGAAGCGCCGACACCGACCTGCCGAGTCCGCGGCGGCGGCGCCATCGATCCCGCCACCGCCCACCGAACCCTCTGCGATGCCCGAATCCTCGGCATCATCATCAACAACCTCGGCGAACCCCTGGCCGTCGGCCGCAGCCAACGCCTCGTCACCCGAGCACAACGCCGTGCCCTGGCGATCCGCGACGGCTGCTGCCAATACCCCGGCTGTCCCCGCACCCGCCGACTCCAAGCCCACCACCGCACCTCCTGGCTCGCCGGCGGCAACACCGACCTGGAGAACTTGATCCTGCTATGCCCGTGGCACCACACCGTCGTCCACGAACACAAAATCACCATCACCGGCTGCGACGAACCCACCTGCACCGTCCGCTGGCGGTTCACCCGACCCGACCGGACCCCGATCATCCCCACCGTTCACGACCTCGGCGCGCCCAGCCCGTGGCAACCCATCCTCGACGCCGAGGGCCGCGCGCCCACCGGCAGAGCCTGGGACAACGCCGCACGGGACCGAGACCGACAGATGGCCGAGTACCAGACCGAACAAGCAGCACTGTGCGAACAACAGGAAGAACTCCGCCGCCGCTACGGCCACATCACCCACACCAACCACCCCGACGCCCACCGGGTCTTCCCGCCCGGCGGCGGCGAAGGATTCAACCTGGCCAACTGCGTCGAAGTGCTGTTCAACATCACCGCACGAAACAACACCGACCTCGCGGCGTGA
- a CDS encoding amidohydrolase family protein: protein MIIIDAHQHVWDRTRSRYAWLSADAMGPLRRDIGLAEGLRHLDAAGIDGTVLVQADDTLADTELMIETAADPRVLGVVGWVPLDRPDEAQQLIMDRSPLLVGIRNLIHDRADPNWLLTDPVDRGLAVLERAGLPLDVPAVLPRHLEVIIEVADRHPELIIVIDHLAKPPIGLTEREPWWTLIGEVGRRTNVLAKVSGLYAAGDDPAGWTADQLTPYVDRALEVFGTDRLIYGGDWPVAIIGGDYERTWPAVRGCLDRLSELEQAAILGGNAIRWYRLDPLRVDAAVAARSAAAGIRK, encoded by the coding sequence ATGATCATCATCGATGCCCACCAGCATGTCTGGGACCGGACCAGGAGCCGGTACGCCTGGCTGTCGGCCGATGCGATGGGGCCGCTGCGCCGCGACATCGGACTGGCCGAGGGGCTGCGGCACCTGGATGCCGCCGGCATCGACGGCACCGTCCTGGTGCAGGCCGACGACACCCTCGCCGACACCGAGCTGATGATCGAGACCGCCGCGGACCCGCGGGTGCTGGGGGTGGTCGGCTGGGTGCCGCTGGATCGCCCGGACGAGGCGCAGCAGTTGATCATGGATCGGTCTCCGCTGCTGGTCGGCATCCGCAATCTCATCCATGACCGTGCGGATCCGAACTGGCTGCTGACCGACCCGGTCGATCGCGGGCTCGCGGTGTTGGAACGAGCGGGGCTGCCGCTGGACGTACCGGCCGTACTGCCCCGACATCTGGAGGTGATCATCGAGGTCGCCGACCGGCATCCGGAGTTGATCATCGTCATCGACCACCTGGCCAAGCCACCGATCGGCCTGACCGAGCGAGAACCGTGGTGGACGCTGATCGGCGAGGTCGGCCGGCGGACGAACGTGCTGGCAAAGGTTTCCGGACTGTACGCCGCCGGTGACGATCCGGCCGGCTGGACCGCGGACCAGTTGACACCGTACGTGGATCGCGCGCTGGAGGTGTTCGGCACCGATCGGCTGATCTACGGGGGCGACTGGCCGGTGGCGATCATCGGCGGTGACTACGAGCGGACCTGGCCGGCCGTCCGGGGGTGTCTGGATCGGCTCAGCGAACTCGAGCAGGCTGCGATCCTGGGCGGCAACGCGATTCGCTGGTATCGGTTGGATCCGCTACGGGTGGACGCCGCGGTCGCCGCCCGATCTGCGGCCGCAGGAATCCGGAAGTGA
- a CDS encoding Gfo/Idh/MocA family protein: MAGDDGRPELRLDPGYLPVLPSRPRPIVILGAGGIVADAHLPAYRTAQYPVAGIADVKIDKAAKLAAEYDIPAAYGSVAEAIAAAPPDAVFDLALMPEHYVATLQQLPDGAPVLLQKPIGNRWSDTLAIMDVVRRKSLLAAVNTQLRFAPYVTAARRAIAAGEIGELYDLEIVVEVNTPWEYFPAVLGLDRLEINMHSIHYLDLIRSFLGDPDSVSCSTVRHPAKQHANSRTAIILHYGDRPVRALISTNHDHLYGPEHEQSFIKWEGTRGAIRAEMGVLMDYPKGRADSLKIIRTDDLGSGWQSMPFEGSWFPDAFIWSMGVLQRHVTGELDTLPTGIDDVFKTMALVEAAYASDATGGIRPHDGAGVGPD, translated from the coding sequence ATGGCCGGGGACGACGGTCGGCCCGAATTGCGGTTGGATCCGGGTTATCTCCCGGTGCTGCCGAGCAGACCGCGTCCGATCGTGATCCTGGGCGCCGGCGGTATCGTCGCCGACGCACATCTGCCGGCCTACCGTACAGCGCAGTATCCGGTGGCCGGGATCGCGGACGTCAAGATCGACAAGGCCGCGAAGCTGGCGGCCGAGTACGACATTCCAGCGGCGTACGGCAGTGTCGCCGAGGCGATCGCGGCCGCACCGCCGGATGCGGTATTCGATCTTGCGCTGATGCCGGAGCACTACGTGGCGACCCTGCAGCAGTTACCGGACGGGGCACCGGTGTTGTTGCAGAAGCCGATCGGCAACCGCTGGTCGGACACGCTGGCGATCATGGACGTGGTCCGGCGCAAGTCGCTGCTGGCCGCGGTGAACACCCAGTTGCGGTTCGCGCCGTACGTGACCGCAGCCCGCCGGGCGATTGCCGCCGGTGAGATCGGCGAGTTGTACGACCTGGAGATCGTGGTCGAGGTGAACACGCCGTGGGAGTACTTCCCGGCGGTGCTGGGCCTGGATCGGCTCGAGATCAACATGCACAGCATCCATTACCTGGATCTGATCCGCAGCTTTCTCGGCGATCCGGATTCGGTCTCCTGCAGCACGGTCCGGCATCCGGCCAAGCAGCATGCCAACTCCCGTACCGCGATCATCCTGCATTACGGTGACCGGCCGGTGCGAGCGCTGATCAGCACCAATCATGATCATCTGTACGGTCCCGAGCACGAGCAGAGTTTCATCAAATGGGAAGGCACCCGCGGCGCGATCCGGGCCGAGATGGGTGTGCTGATGGACTATCCGAAGGGGCGGGCCGACTCGCTGAAGATCATCCGTACCGATGATCTTGGAAGTGGCTGGCAGTCGATGCCGTTCGAGGGCAGCTGGTTCCCGGACGCGTTCATCTGGTCGATGGGGGTGCTGCAACGCCACGTCACCGGCGAGCTGGACACGCTGCCCACCGGGATCGACGACGTCTTCAAGACCATGGCGCTGGTGGAGGCAGCCTACGCTTCCGACGCGACCGGCGGGATCCGACCGCACGACGGTGCCGGCGTCGGCCCGGACTGA
- a CDS encoding family 78 glycoside hydrolase catalytic domain, producing MTAARIVDLEDAAWITHPHWANDEPPPEPPVLRTVIEIDQQPVSARVTIAALGVWVGHLGGRPVTADVLEPGSSEFRTRVAATSHDLTELLVPGRNEFVLQLGEGSAHVRRIPGRYTKFEGRRVAPRARVTFVLDFADGSRRVINSGDGWQARLGPTTLSHWYGGEEYDARLQPDGWLSADGTGDHDWTAAVVVDAANGPQPWQRHTPPARVIETLQPVSRTSVGDAVIFDFGRNLAGREVVRLGPGFPPGARVELWPAEYLNESGQVDQHSTGRPIFDCFRGRGGAAQWRPQFCYHGFRYLEARLFDADGTAMPATVELITVEAERIMTADRAVGSFASSDPVLDGIHRLVGNAIDSNLMSVPTDCPHREKLGWLEQDHLVFEPVSFRYDVRGHFADLITHLADAQTAEGLIPDIAPELVIFDIATHIGSDFGYRDDVNWGSAIWRLPLLLYRTYGDLGPAREAWAPGLRYLAYIDRLADAHPDHGKLLDHGLADWISLDDSTPRPLVASYGHARMLDAAAELAPLIGHEHDAVRFRRRAAQIRAELARQYLTAHPERPVTVDSQASLALLLDLGGVLDGRHQQAAESLLLQRIHADGDRFTIGEIGLPALLRQLTRLGEHELIRTMATRTDQPSYGQMLADGCTALAEHWTGVASGASANHFMLGYIDRWLTGSVAGLAQAPDDVGWRRARIAPIPLSGVDSARAEHRTALGLWAVDWSRDADRLRLTVVVPAGGEAELITPPGMVGADHPSAATAPILGPGEHVLLFR from the coding sequence GTGACCGCAGCACGAATTGTTGATCTTGAGGATGCCGCCTGGATCACCCATCCACACTGGGCGAACGACGAACCACCGCCGGAGCCGCCGGTGCTGCGGACGGTGATCGAGATTGATCAACAACCGGTCAGCGCGCGGGTGACGATCGCCGCCCTGGGTGTGTGGGTCGGCCACCTGGGCGGCCGGCCGGTGACCGCGGATGTCCTGGAGCCGGGCAGCAGCGAGTTCCGCACCCGCGTGGCCGCCACCAGCCACGACCTCACCGAACTGCTGGTTCCGGGCCGCAACGAGTTCGTGCTGCAGCTCGGCGAAGGCAGCGCGCACGTGCGCCGGATCCCCGGCCGCTACACCAAGTTCGAGGGACGGCGAGTGGCACCACGGGCCCGGGTCACGTTCGTGCTCGACTTCGCCGACGGCTCACGGCGAGTGATCAACTCCGGCGACGGATGGCAGGCCCGGCTCGGCCCGACCACGCTGTCGCACTGGTACGGCGGTGAGGAGTACGACGCGCGGCTGCAACCGGACGGTTGGCTCAGCGCCGACGGCACCGGTGATCATGACTGGACGGCGGCGGTCGTCGTCGACGCCGCCAACGGGCCGCAGCCGTGGCAGCGTCATACGCCGCCGGCGCGGGTGATCGAGACCCTGCAGCCGGTGAGCAGGACGTCGGTGGGCGACGCGGTGATCTTCGACTTCGGCCGCAACCTGGCCGGTCGTGAGGTCGTACGGCTCGGCCCCGGGTTCCCGCCGGGTGCGCGAGTCGAACTGTGGCCGGCCGAATACCTGAACGAGTCCGGGCAGGTTGATCAACACTCCACCGGCCGGCCGATCTTCGACTGCTTTCGCGGGCGCGGTGGTGCTGCTCAGTGGCGACCGCAGTTCTGTTATCACGGCTTCCGCTACCTGGAGGCACGTCTGTTCGACGCCGACGGCACGGCGATGCCGGCGACCGTGGAGTTGATCACGGTCGAAGCCGAGCGGATCATGACCGCCGATCGGGCCGTCGGCTCGTTCGCCAGCTCCGATCCCGTTCTGGACGGGATCCACCGGCTGGTGGGGAACGCGATCGACTCCAACCTGATGAGCGTGCCGACCGACTGCCCGCATCGGGAGAAGCTCGGCTGGCTGGAGCAGGACCATCTGGTCTTCGAGCCGGTGTCGTTCCGCTACGACGTCCGCGGGCACTTCGCCGACCTGATCACCCACCTGGCCGACGCCCAGACCGCGGAGGGACTGATCCCCGACATCGCCCCGGAGTTGGTGATCTTCGACATCGCCACCCACATCGGCTCGGACTTCGGCTACCGCGACGACGTCAACTGGGGCAGCGCGATCTGGCGGTTGCCGCTGCTGCTCTACCGCACCTACGGTGATCTCGGGCCGGCCAGGGAGGCATGGGCGCCCGGCCTGCGCTACTTGGCCTACATCGACCGACTCGCCGACGCTCATCCTGATCACGGGAAACTCCTCGATCACGGGCTGGCGGACTGGATCAGCTTGGACGACTCGACTCCACGGCCGCTGGTTGCCTCGTACGGGCATGCCCGGATGCTCGACGCCGCAGCCGAACTGGCTCCGCTGATCGGCCACGAGCACGACGCCGTACGATTCCGTCGCCGTGCCGCGCAGATCCGAGCCGAGCTGGCTCGGCAATACCTCACCGCACATCCCGAGCGACCGGTCACGGTCGACAGTCAGGCGAGCCTGGCGTTGCTGCTGGACCTCGGCGGGGTGCTCGACGGCCGGCACCAGCAGGCCGCGGAAAGCCTTCTGCTGCAACGGATTCATGCCGACGGAGATCGATTCACCATCGGGGAGATCGGACTGCCGGCGCTGCTGCGGCAACTCACCCGGCTCGGCGAGCACGAGTTGATCAGGACCATGGCCACGCGCACCGATCAGCCGAGCTACGGCCAGATGCTGGCCGACGGCTGTACGGCGTTGGCCGAGCACTGGACCGGCGTCGCGTCGGGCGCCTCGGCCAACCACTTCATGCTGGGCTACATCGATCGCTGGCTGACCGGATCGGTGGCCGGCCTCGCCCAGGCGCCGGACGACGTCGGCTGGCGCCGTGCCCGGATCGCTCCGATTCCCTTGTCCGGCGTCGATTCCGCCCGGGCCGAGCACCGTACCGCGCTCGGCCTCTGGGCGGTCGACTGGTCGCGCGACGCCGACCGTCTGCGACTCACCGTGGTGGTGCCGGCGGGTGGCGAGGCGGAGCTCATCACCCCGCCCGGCATGGTCGGGGCGGACCATCCGAGTGCGGCCACCGCTCCGATTCTCGGCCCGGGCGAACACGTCCTGCTGTTCCGCTGA